In the Manis javanica isolate MJ-LG chromosome 14, MJ_LKY, whole genome shotgun sequence genome, one interval contains:
- the GORAB gene encoding RAB6-interacting golgin, whose translation MARGWAGFSEEELRRLRRGRDPFEPQQCLPVKKSQQLQRRKALQEQSQKLGLQDGSTSGPPEQLLPAPDQGLDAPKPHSSPRPAPGPLTLTSPGADGEPQGVGSRPGTLGLENSHDGLRSAEALPPKPDCTRGEKKVELQEKSRWEVLQQEQRLMEEENKRKKALLAEAIAERSKRTQAETMKLKRIQKELQALDDMVSADIGILRNRIDEASLEYAYARKRFDRAEAEYVTAKLDLQRKTEVKEQLTEHLCTIIQQNELRKARKLAELLRQLDVQADEGTLGLEAEAASSTAEREADARKEVLRPGRPCPPAGNSVALGFAGENERHQEQAVSPKAGERCRQAGGSRRPEPDGPRPEVSPAAGGAPAALTA comes from the exons ATGGCGCGGGGCTGGGCCGGCTTCTCCGAGGAGGAGCTGCGGCGGCTGCGGCGCGGAAGAG ATCCATTTGAACCACAGCAGTGTCTTCCCGTGAAGAAAAGTCAACAACTTCAGCGAAGAAAAGCTCTTCAAGAGCAAAGCCAGAAACTTGGACTTCAGGATGGATCGACCTCAGGACCTCCAGAGCAGCTGCTTCCTGCCCCAGACCAGGGGCTCGATGCTCCAAAACCACATTCCTCTCCCCGTCCTGCCCCTGGTCCCCTTACTCTCACCTCTCCTGGGGCTGACGGAGAACCGCAGGGTGTTGGCAGTCGGCCAGGGACCCTGGGGCTTGAGAATTCCCATGACGGCCTCAGAAGTGCGGAGGCTCTGCCCCCCAAGCCAGACTGCACACGGGGAGAAAAGAAAGTGGAATT GCAGGAGAAGTCTCGTTGGGAAGTCCTCCAGCAAGAGCAGCGGTTAATGGAGGAGGAGAACAAACGCAAGAAGGCCCTGCTGGCTGAGGCCATCGCCGAGAG ATCTAAAAGAACTCAGGCAGAGACCATGAAACTGAAGCGCATCCAGAAGGAGTTGCAGGCTTTAGACGACATGGTGTCCGCTGACATCGGGATCCTCAGGAACCGGATCGACGAGGCCAGCCTGGAGTACGCATATGCTCG GAAGCGGTTCGACAGGGCCGAAGCCGAGTACGTCACAGCAAAGCTTGACCTGCAGCGCAAGACGGAGGTCAAAGAGCAGCTCACCGAGCACCTTTGCACAATCATCCAGCAGAACGAGCTCCGGAAGGCCCGGAAGCTGGCGGAGCTGCTGCGACAGCTGGACGTTCAGGCTGATGAGGGCACCCTGGGGCTGGAGGCGGAGGCGGCGAGTTCGACGGCGGAGCGAGAGGCCGACGCCCGGAAGGAGGTGCTTCGTCCAGGCCGGCCGTGCCCGCCTGCAGGGAACAGTGTGGCATTAGGGTTTGCCGGCGAGAACGAGAGGCATCAGGAGCAGGCCGTCTCCCCAAAGGCAGGCGAACGGTGCAGGCAAGCCGGTGGCAGTCGCCGTCCTGAGCCAGACGGCCCGCGGCCGGAAGTCAGCCCTGCCGCAGGTGGTGCCCCGGCGGCTCTGACCGCCTGA